The proteins below are encoded in one region of Pseudomonas putida S13.1.2:
- the folK gene encoding 2-amino-4-hydroxy-6-hydroxymethyldihydropteridine diphosphokinase: MKTRAYVGLGSNLDAPAEQLRSALQALDQVQGTRLVAASALYTSDSLLPGQPRYTNAVAALDTALPPLALLDALQAIENGQGRVRKERWGPRTLDLDILLFGDQVLDEPRLKVPHYHMHARPFVLYPLAELVPDDFHLADGRALAQLLDDCPFVGLERL, encoded by the coding sequence GTGAAAACTCGCGCCTACGTCGGCCTTGGCAGCAACCTGGACGCACCTGCCGAACAACTGCGCAGTGCCTTGCAGGCGCTTGACCAGGTGCAGGGCACGCGCCTGGTGGCGGCTTCGGCCCTGTACACCAGCGATTCGCTGCTGCCCGGCCAACCGCGTTACACCAACGCTGTCGCCGCCCTGGACACCGCATTGCCGCCACTGGCGCTGCTCGATGCGCTGCAAGCCATCGAGAACGGCCAGGGCCGCGTGCGCAAGGAACGCTGGGGCCCGCGCACGCTGGACCTGGACATCCTGCTGTTCGGTGACCAGGTACTCGACGAGCCACGCCTGAAAGTGCCGCATTACCACATGCATGCCCGGCCTTTCGTGCTGTACCCACTGGCCGAACTGGTGCCAGACGATTTCCACCTGGCAGATGGCCGCGCCCTTGCGCAATTGCTCGACGACTGCCCGTTCGTCGGCCTTGAGCGCCTGTAA